A part of Armatimonadota bacterium genomic DNA contains:
- the infC gene encoding translation initiation factor IF-3, with protein sequence MEREPRVNERIRAREVRVIGPNGEQLGIMSIQEALARAREADLDLVEVAPTSVPPVCRIIDYGRYKYEQQKRSRGGHRRAGEIKGMRLSPKIGEHDFQVKVRHVHEFLRAGNKVRASVWFRGREMAYPKAGEQLLLRLAEAVADVGTIERPPVLEGRNMIMILTPKKG encoded by the coding sequence ATCGAGCGCGAGCCACGCGTTAACGAACGGATCCGGGCCCGGGAGGTCCGGGTCATCGGACCCAACGGGGAGCAGCTGGGCATCATGAGCATCCAGGAGGCGCTGGCCCGCGCCCGGGAGGCCGATCTGGACCTGGTGGAGGTCGCCCCCACCTCGGTGCCGCCGGTGTGCCGGATCATCGACTACGGCCGGTACAAGTACGAGCAGCAGAAGCGCAGCCGGGGCGGCCACCGTCGGGCGGGGGAGATCAAGGGGATGCGGCTGAGCCCCAAGATCGGCGAGCACGACTTTCAGGTGAAGGTGCGCCACGTGCACGAGTTCCTGCGGGCGGGCAACAAGGTGCGCGCCTCGGTCTGGTTCCGCGGGCGGGAGATGGCCTACCCCAAGGCCGGCGAGCAGCTGCTGCTGCGGCTGGCCGAGGCGGTCGCGGACGTGGGGACCATCGAGCGCCCGCCGGTGCTGGAAGGACGCAACATGATCATGATCCTGACGCCCAAGAAGGGCTAG
- the ltaE gene encoding low-specificity L-threonine aldolase, with the protein MIDLRSDTVTQPTPEMREAMARAAVGDDVFGEDPTVRELEELAAEMLGQEAGLFVPSGTMANLVAILTHTRRGDEVLVEAEAHTYYYEVGSMSAVAGVIPRPIPGRLGYISPEQVREAVRPPNIHFPVPRLLCLENTHNRAGGIPFGPAEMEATCRAAREAGLRVHVDGARIFNAAVALGVPARALVAHADSAMFCVSKGLSAPVGSVLVGSRPFIDQARRYRKMVGGGMRQAGVIAAAGVVALRTMVARLAEDHAAARRLAEGLARVPGLAVDLDRVRTNIVLVTVRPPDTAADFCARWRREGVLALPTAPQVVRCVTHRHISPADVDRAVQAASRAAAAPAR; encoded by the coding sequence ATGATCGACCTGCGCAGCGACACCGTCACCCAGCCTACGCCGGAGATGCGGGAGGCCATGGCCCGCGCCGCCGTGGGGGACGACGTCTTCGGCGAGGACCCCACCGTCCGGGAGCTGGAGGAGCTGGCGGCGGAGATGCTGGGCCAGGAGGCCGGCCTGTTTGTCCCCAGCGGCACCATGGCCAACCTGGTGGCGATCCTCACCCACACCCGCCGGGGAGACGAGGTGCTGGTGGAAGCCGAGGCCCACACCTACTACTACGAGGTGGGGTCCATGTCGGCGGTGGCCGGGGTGATCCCCCGGCCCATCCCCGGGCGGCTGGGCTACATCAGCCCCGAGCAGGTGCGCGAGGCCGTCCGCCCGCCCAACATCCACTTCCCGGTGCCCCGGCTGCTGTGCCTGGAGAACACCCACAACCGCGCCGGCGGCATCCCCTTCGGGCCGGCGGAGATGGAGGCGACCTGCCGGGCAGCCCGGGAGGCCGGGCTGCGGGTGCACGTGGACGGCGCCCGCATCTTCAATGCCGCCGTGGCCCTGGGGGTGCCGGCCCGGGCGCTGGTCGCCCACGCCGACTCGGCGATGTTCTGCGTCAGCAAGGGGCTGTCGGCCCCGGTGGGGTCCGTGCTGGTGGGCAGCCGCCCCTTCATCGACCAGGCCCGCCGGTACCGCAAGATGGTGGGCGGGGGGATGCGCCAGGCGGGGGTCATCGCCGCGGCGGGGGTGGTGGCCCTGCGCACGATGGTGGCCCGCCTGGCCGAAGACCACGCCGCGGCCCGCCGGCTGGCCGAGGGCCTGGCGCGGGTCCCGGGGCTGGCGGTGGACCTGGACCGGGTGCGGACCAACATCGTCCTGGTCACCGTGCGTCCGCCCGACACCGCCGCCGACTTCTGCGCCCGCTGGCGGCGGGAAGGCGTGCTGGCACTGCCCACCGCCCCCCAGGTGGTCCGGTGCGTGACCCACCGCCACATCAGTCCCGCCGACGTGGACCGGGCGGTCCAGGCCGCGTCCCGCGCCGCGGCGGCCCCGGCCCGCTGA
- a CDS encoding S-methyl-5'-thioadenosine phosphorylase, with the protein MAEAEIGVIGGSGLYALLEDARELRVDTPYGPPSDVVTVGEVGGRRVAFVPRHGRHHTLPPHAINYRANIYALKTLGCTRVLGPCAAGSLQPHIHPGDLVVCDQYVDRTRGRRDTFYDGPVVTHVSMADPYCPTLRAVAVQTARAMEWRVHDGGTVVVIQGPRFSTRSESRWFRAQGWEVINMTQYPECALAREQEMCYVNLSLITDYDVGVEGDPAARPVTAQEVLEKFKENTARLRELILRMVAAIPAERTCPCATALAHARVG; encoded by the coding sequence ATGGCCGAGGCGGAGATCGGCGTCATCGGAGGGTCGGGATTGTACGCGCTGCTGGAGGACGCCCGGGAGCTGCGGGTGGACACGCCCTACGGCCCTCCCAGTGACGTGGTGACCGTGGGCGAGGTGGGGGGAAGGCGGGTGGCGTTTGTGCCCCGGCACGGCCGGCACCACACCCTGCCGCCCCACGCCATCAACTACCGGGCCAACATCTACGCCCTCAAGACGCTGGGGTGCACCCGCGTCCTGGGACCCTGCGCCGCCGGCAGCCTCCAGCCGCACATCCACCCCGGCGACCTGGTGGTGTGCGACCAGTACGTGGACCGGACCCGGGGGCGCCGGGATACCTTCTACGACGGACCGGTGGTGACCCACGTCAGCATGGCCGACCCCTACTGTCCCACCCTGCGGGCGGTGGCGGTGCAGACGGCGCGGGCCATGGAGTGGCGGGTGCACGACGGTGGCACCGTGGTGGTGATCCAGGGCCCCCGTTTTTCCACCCGGTCCGAAAGCCGGTGGTTCCGGGCCCAGGGGTGGGAGGTGATCAACATGACCCAGTACCCCGAGTGCGCCCTGGCCCGGGAGCAGGAGATGTGCTACGTGAACCTCTCGCTGATCACCGACTACGACGTCGGGGTCGAGGGAGACCCCGCCGCGCGTCCGGTGACGGCCCAGGAGGTGCTGGAGAAGTTCAAGGAAAACACGGCGCGCCTGCGGGAGCTGATCCTGCGCATGGTGGCCGCCATTCCGGCGGAGCGGACGTGCCCCTGCGCGACGGCCCTCGCGCACGCCCGGGTGGGGTGA
- a CDS encoding NAD-dependent deacylase, which produces MTAEADLLDRAAAALAAARSAVAFTGAGMSTESGLPDFRSPTGLWAEFDPLEVATLSAFRRTPHRFYDFYRRRLALLAHARPHAGHRALARLEEAGRLRAVITQNVDGLHQAAGSRRVIELHGNLREAACPDCHWTGPIEVITAALDRGELPSCPRCGRPVKPNVVLFEELLPEQAYREAEELCAQADAVLVVGSSLQVTPAAWLPENAVRRGATLIIVNDEPTPLDHRARVVLRGRAAAILPALADRVLGPPS; this is translated from the coding sequence ATGACGGCTGAGGCGGATCTTCTGGACCGGGCCGCGGCGGCGCTGGCCGCCGCCCGGTCGGCGGTGGCGTTCACCGGCGCGGGGATGAGCACCGAGTCGGGCCTGCCCGACTTCCGGTCCCCCACCGGCCTGTGGGCCGAGTTCGACCCGCTGGAGGTGGCCACCCTGTCGGCGTTCCGGCGGACCCCGCACCGGTTTTACGACTTCTACCGCCGGCGCCTGGCCCTGCTGGCCCACGCCCGCCCCCACGCCGGGCACCGCGCCCTGGCCCGGCTGGAAGAGGCCGGGCGCCTGAGGGCGGTCATCACCCAGAACGTGGACGGCCTGCATCAGGCGGCGGGCAGCCGGCGGGTGATCGAGCTCCACGGGAACCTGCGCGAGGCCGCCTGCCCGGACTGCCACTGGACCGGACCGATCGAGGTGATCACCGCGGCGCTGGACCGGGGCGAGCTGCCGTCCTGCCCGCGCTGCGGGAGGCCCGTCAAACCCAACGTGGTCCTCTTCGAGGAGCTGCTGCCCGAGCAGGCCTACCGGGAGGCGGAGGAGCTCTGCGCGCAGGCGGACGCCGTCCTGGTGGTGGGCTCGTCCCTGCAGGTCACCCCCGCCGCCTGGCTGCCCGAGAACGCGGTGCGGCGCGGGGCCACCCTGATCATCGTCAACGACGAACCCACGCCCCTGGACCACCGCGCCCGGGTCGTCCTGCGGGGCCGGGCGGCGGCCATCCTGCCGGCGCTGGCGGACCGGGTCCTGGGCCCGCCTTCCTGA
- a CDS encoding DUF362 domain-containing protein has protein sequence MGAPWRSLLAAPAPFPLPVRVEAFPALAPVRVRYPRPRVDDIPRAVREELDRLPAGDLRGRRVAVTAGSRGIARIPDILRAVVGWLRERGAEPVVVAAMGSHGGATSEGQRALLAHLGITEASVGAPVLTDMAVVEVGRTAGGMVAYCDAAAASCDAILVVNRIKPHTAFAGPFGSGLLKMMAVGLGKAPGAAQIHRQGPDRMAAAIEELAGVLLARGRILGGLAVVENAYDEVALLEAVPADRIPHRERELYRRAQELLPRLPVDELDVLIVDRMGKDISGTGMDVNVIGRWRLPGVPEPPAPRIRRIVCLRLSAASEGNAQGVGLADVVTRRLVDALDPVATYANAVTSTYLERAFVPVTMPTDRDAIAAALASLATDPRQARVARIRSTAHLEVLWVSEAVLPELRGRPDIEVGEPVPLAFTDDGTLAGVDDG, from the coding sequence ATGGGTGCTCCGTGGCGGTCGCTGCTGGCTGCGCCCGCCCCTTTCCCCCTGCCGGTGCGGGTGGAGGCCTTTCCGGCCCTGGCGCCGGTCCGGGTGCGGTATCCCCGGCCGCGGGTGGACGACATCCCGCGCGCCGTGCGGGAGGAACTGGACCGCCTGCCCGCCGGCGACCTGCGCGGCCGCCGGGTGGCGGTCACGGCGGGCAGCCGGGGGATCGCCCGCATCCCCGACATCCTCCGGGCGGTGGTCGGCTGGCTGCGCGAGCGCGGCGCCGAGCCCGTGGTGGTGGCGGCCATGGGCAGCCACGGCGGCGCCACCAGCGAGGGCCAGCGGGCGCTGCTGGCCCACCTGGGCATCACCGAGGCATCGGTGGGAGCACCGGTCCTCACCGACATGGCCGTGGTGGAGGTCGGCCGCACGGCCGGGGGGATGGTGGCCTACTGCGACGCCGCCGCCGCCTCCTGCGACGCCATCCTGGTGGTCAACCGGATCAAACCCCACACCGCGTTTGCCGGGCCGTTCGGCAGCGGCCTGCTGAAGATGATGGCGGTGGGGCTGGGCAAGGCGCCGGGCGCGGCCCAGATCCACCGGCAGGGACCCGACCGCATGGCCGCCGCCATCGAGGAGCTGGCCGGCGTGCTGCTGGCCCGCGGGCGGATCCTGGGTGGGCTGGCGGTGGTGGAGAACGCCTACGACGAGGTGGCGCTGCTGGAGGCGGTGCCGGCCGACCGCATCCCGCACCGGGAGCGGGAGCTGTACCGGCGGGCCCAGGAGCTGCTGCCGCGCCTGCCGGTGGACGAGCTGGACGTGCTCATCGTGGACCGGATGGGCAAGGACATCAGCGGCACCGGCATGGATGTCAACGTCATCGGCCGGTGGCGGCTGCCGGGCGTGCCGGAGCCGCCCGCCCCCCGCATCCGCCGCATCGTCTGCCTGCGGCTGTCTGCGGCCTCGGAGGGCAACGCCCAGGGGGTGGGGCTGGCGGATGTCGTCACCCGCCGCCTGGTGGACGCTCTGGATCCCGTGGCCACCTACGCCAACGCCGTGACCAGCACCTACCTGGAGCGCGCGTTCGTGCCGGTGACCATGCCCACCGACCGCGACGCCATCGCGGCGGCCCTGGCCAGCCTGGCTACAGACCCGCGGCAGGCGCGGGTGGCCCGCATCCGCTCCACGGCCCACCTGGAGGTCCTGTGGGTGTCGGAGGCGGTGCTGCCCGAGCTGCGCGGCCGTCCCGATATAGAGGTCGGCGAGCCCGTCCCCCTGGCGTTCACCGACGACGGGACCCTGGCAGGCGTGGATGACGGCTGA
- a CDS encoding iron-containing alcohol dehydrogenase translates to MTASQLFAFEAPTRLTFGPGAVGRLPEAVAGLGSRALVVSDPGIAQAGIVDRVLSLLRDAGVTAEDFTQVEANPSVETVHAAAEAFRRARAAFVVAVGGGSAMDVGKMVAVLASHGGGVRDYEGLGKVPGPTAPVVAIPTTAGTGSEVTTFAVITDRERRIKMTVGSPHLVPPVALCDPELTLTMPPGLTAATGMDALTHAVECYTNTAYNPIAKSLALEAMRLIGRALRAAYANGRNLEARTTMLLASTMAALAFTRTRLGNVHAMSHPLGAHYDVPHGVANAILLPYVMAWNMVACYDTYPQVAQALGERVEGLGSRQAAEAAVEAVRRLARDVGIPERLRDVGVSRDGIPRMAEDAMKSGNVLVNPRATTYQDIVALYEAAY, encoded by the coding sequence GTGACGGCCTCTCAGCTGTTCGCGTTTGAGGCCCCCACCCGTCTGACCTTCGGGCCCGGGGCGGTCGGCCGGCTGCCGGAGGCGGTGGCCGGACTGGGCAGTCGAGCCCTGGTGGTGTCCGACCCCGGCATCGCCCAGGCAGGCATTGTGGACCGGGTCCTGTCGCTGCTCCGGGACGCCGGCGTGACCGCCGAGGACTTCACCCAGGTGGAGGCCAACCCCAGCGTGGAGACGGTGCACGCGGCCGCCGAGGCGTTCCGCCGCGCCCGGGCGGCGTTCGTGGTGGCGGTGGGCGGAGGCAGCGCCATGGATGTGGGCAAGATGGTGGCCGTGCTGGCCTCCCACGGAGGCGGGGTGCGCGACTACGAGGGCCTGGGCAAGGTCCCGGGCCCCACGGCTCCGGTGGTGGCCATCCCCACCACCGCCGGCACCGGCAGCGAGGTCACCACCTTCGCCGTCATCACCGACCGCGAGCGCCGGATCAAGATGACCGTCGGCAGCCCGCACCTGGTGCCCCCCGTGGCCCTGTGCGACCCCGAGCTGACCCTCACCATGCCGCCGGGGCTCACCGCCGCCACCGGCATGGACGCCCTGACCCACGCCGTGGAGTGCTACACCAACACGGCCTACAACCCCATCGCCAAGAGCCTGGCCCTGGAGGCGATGCGCCTGATCGGCCGGGCCCTGCGGGCCGCCTACGCCAACGGCAGGAACCTGGAGGCCCGGACCACCATGCTGCTGGCGTCCACCATGGCCGCCCTGGCCTTCACCCGCACCCGGCTGGGCAACGTGCACGCCATGTCCCACCCGCTGGGCGCGCACTACGACGTCCCCCACGGGGTGGCCAACGCCATCCTGCTGCCGTACGTGATGGCGTGGAATATGGTGGCCTGTTACGACACCTATCCCCAGGTGGCCCAGGCGCTGGGCGAACGGGTGGAGGGGCTGGGATCCCGCCAGGCCGCCGAGGCCGCCGTGGAGGCGGTGCGCCGGCTGGCCCGGGACGTGGGGATTCCCGAGCGGCTGCGGGACGTCGGCGTGTCCCGGGACGGGATCCCCCGGATGGCCGAGGACGCCATGAAGAGCGGCAACGTGCTGGTCAACCCGCGGGCCACCACGTACCAGGACATCGTCGCCCTGTACGAGGCGGCCTACTGA
- a CDS encoding VWA domain-containing protein translates to MTPVRVDHPAAVLLLVAVPVAVALAARRALPRGALVLRLAVLAALALAAAHPAVRRPGGDLTVVFAVDVSDSVRAAQRQAAERFVRDASALRRPGDRIGLVVFGADAVVEEVPSADPLLAFVSRPPGHATDLAAAIRAALGVLPPEGSRRVVILSDGRPTRGDLAGALALARAAGVEVSAVSLDAPPPAEVLVDAVTAPTEVRVGERFDVAVALEATAPAQVDLAVSGPDGVVARRSLQVPAGRSVVRIPQQARREGTLLYAATIAATPDTSAANNRAEAAVRVRGQPVVWYVASAPGPLGRWLEAAGVRVRGLAPQALPAGVFAFAEAAAVVLDDVPATDLSPAQLGALRDYVERAGGGLVVVGGPHSYGVGGYAGTPLEDALPVAMDVRHRLAMPSLAIVLVIDTSGSMGAFGQQIAKVDLAKETAQAVIDLLGERDIIGVIAFDQDARWLAAPTEARHREQVMDQVARLVAGGGTNMYPALRLAYDYLRTASARVRHVIVLSDGQTDPGDFQGLVSRMAQDRITVTAVAIGTDADESLMRSIARWGGGRYYAARDVYTIPQILTAEALIASRAYLVEEPFVPRVARRGLADGFAFPPLRGYVATAPKAAATVHLVSAQEDPVLATWQRGLGRAVAYTSDATDRWASAWMAWPDAARFFTRLVRWALRDEDDDLTAVLDTHTTPPRVVVDAVTADGEPVDGLQVRALLDGPAPAEADLVQTGPGRYEGAVDLAQPGAYALTVAARDRSGTVRVRTAGVVVPASPELRPPTSSPPVLAQVVEATGGRLLASPREAVAPGRGSPAAAPAWPALTALAVGLFAAEVTLRRLPVLGVHLTALAASLRARLARTGGAQEEEEDRQYAEADRWALLQPPPEASASMQQAARLYIAKLKAQQDRPHGRGNTEE, encoded by the coding sequence GTGACGCCGGTGCGGGTGGACCATCCCGCCGCTGTTCTGCTGCTGGTTGCCGTGCCCGTGGCGGTGGCTCTGGCGGCCCGCCGCGCGCTGCCCCGGGGCGCCCTCGTCCTGCGGCTGGCCGTGCTGGCGGCGCTGGCCCTGGCGGCCGCCCATCCGGCGGTGCGGCGGCCCGGAGGCGACCTCACGGTCGTCTTTGCCGTTGATGTCTCGGACAGCGTCCGGGCCGCGCAGCGGCAGGCGGCGGAACGGTTCGTGCGGGACGCATCCGCCCTGCGGCGGCCGGGAGACCGGATCGGGCTGGTGGTGTTCGGAGCCGACGCGGTGGTCGAGGAGGTGCCGTCGGCCGATCCGCTGCTGGCGTTCGTCAGCCGGCCGCCCGGCCACGCCACCGACCTGGCCGCGGCCATCCGGGCCGCGCTGGGCGTTCTGCCGCCCGAGGGCAGCCGGCGGGTCGTGATCCTGTCCGACGGCCGCCCCACCCGGGGAGACCTGGCCGGAGCCCTTGCCCTGGCGCGGGCCGCCGGGGTGGAAGTCTCGGCGGTGTCCCTCGACGCTCCCCCGCCGGCGGAGGTGCTGGTGGACGCGGTGACCGCTCCTACCGAGGTGCGGGTGGGAGAACGGTTTGACGTGGCCGTGGCGCTGGAGGCCACGGCGCCCGCGCAGGTGGACCTTGCGGTCAGCGGCCCGGACGGCGTCGTCGCCCGGCGGTCCCTCCAGGTGCCCGCCGGGCGGAGCGTGGTGCGCATCCCCCAGCAGGCCCGCCGCGAGGGCACGCTCCTGTACGCCGCCACCATCGCCGCCACCCCCGATACCTCGGCGGCCAACAACCGCGCCGAGGCGGCGGTGCGGGTGCGCGGGCAGCCGGTGGTCTGGTACGTGGCCTCCGCGCCGGGTCCTCTGGGTCGGTGGCTGGAGGCCGCGGGCGTGCGGGTGCGGGGTCTGGCGCCGCAGGCGCTGCCGGCTGGCGTCTTTGCCTTCGCCGAGGCGGCGGCGGTGGTGCTGGACGACGTGCCGGCCACAGACCTCTCGCCCGCCCAGCTGGGCGCCCTGCGGGACTACGTGGAGCGGGCGGGCGGCGGGCTGGTGGTGGTGGGCGGACCCCACAGCTACGGGGTGGGCGGCTACGCCGGCACCCCGCTGGAGGATGCGCTGCCGGTGGCCATGGACGTCCGCCACCGCCTGGCGATGCCCTCCCTGGCCATCGTGCTGGTCATCGACACCTCCGGCAGCATGGGCGCCTTCGGCCAGCAGATCGCCAAGGTGGACCTGGCCAAGGAAACCGCCCAGGCGGTGATCGACCTGCTGGGCGAGCGCGACATCATCGGCGTCATCGCCTTCGACCAGGACGCCCGCTGGCTGGCCGCGCCCACCGAGGCGCGGCACCGGGAGCAGGTCATGGACCAGGTGGCGCGCCTGGTGGCCGGGGGCGGCACCAACATGTATCCCGCCCTGCGCCTGGCCTACGACTACCTGCGGACGGCCTCGGCCCGGGTCCGCCACGTGATCGTCCTGTCTGACGGGCAGACCGATCCCGGCGACTTCCAGGGACTGGTGAGCCGCATGGCGCAGGACAGGATCACCGTGACCGCCGTGGCCATCGGCACCGACGCCGACGAGAGCCTGATGCGGAGCATCGCCCGCTGGGGCGGCGGTCGGTACTACGCCGCCCGGGACGTGTACACCATCCCCCAGATCCTCACCGCCGAGGCCCTGATCGCCTCCCGGGCCTACCTGGTGGAAGAGCCGTTCGTCCCCCGGGTGGCCCGCCGCGGCCTGGCGGACGGCTTCGCCTTCCCGCCCCTGCGGGGGTACGTGGCGACCGCCCCCAAGGCCGCGGCCACCGTGCACCTGGTGTCCGCCCAGGAGGACCCCGTGCTGGCCACCTGGCAGCGCGGCCTGGGCCGGGCGGTGGCCTATACCTCCGACGCCACCGACCGGTGGGCGTCCGCCTGGATGGCCTGGCCGGACGCCGCCCGCTTCTTCACCCGGCTGGTGCGCTGGGCGCTGCGGGATGAGGACGACGACCTCACGGCGGTCCTGGACACGCACACCACGCCGCCCCGGGTTGTCGTCGACGCCGTGACCGCGGACGGCGAGCCCGTGGACGGCCTGCAGGTGCGCGCGCTCCTGGACGGTCCCGCCCCGGCGGAGGCGGATCTGGTCCAGACCGGCCCCGGCCGCTACGAGGGAGCCGTGGATCTGGCCCAGCCGGGCGCCTACGCGCTGACCGTGGCGGCGCGCGACCGCTCGGGAACCGTGCGCGTGCGGACCGCCGGCGTGGTGGTGCCCGCCTCGCCGGAGCTGCGCCCACCCACGTCTTCCCCTCCGGTCCTGGCCCAGGTGGTCGAGGCTACCGGCGGACGCCTGCTGGCTTCCCCCCGCGAGGCCGTGGCGCCGGGCCGCGGCTCCCCGGCGGCGGCGCCGGCGTGGCCCGCCCTGACCGCCCTCGCCGTGGGCCTGTTCGCGGCGGAGGTGACCCTGCGGCGTCTGCCGGTGCTGGGCGTCCACCTGACCGCCCTGGCCGCGTCGTTGCGGGCTCGCCTGGCCCGGACCGGCGGGGCGCAGGAAGAGGAGGAGGACCGCCAGTACGCGGAGGCCGACCGGTGGGCGCTGCTGCAGCCTCCCCCGGAGGCGTCGGCGTCCATGCAGCAGGCCGCGCGGCTGTACATTGCCAAACTGAAGGCGCAGCAGGACCGCCCCCACGGCCGGGGGAACACCGAGGAGTGA
- a CDS encoding VWA domain-containing protein, whose translation MTLGAPAALWGLLILPAVLLLYLLRARRQEVPVSSVLLWQRAARDLRARRPLRRLEHSLLLALQLLILTLGVLALARPLRPVPAAGPLVVVVDTSASMQATDVAPSRFERARRLAREEIRRAAGPVALIEAGPQAALREGPGAPARALRALDALRPTDGAAAMDQAVAAALARLPGGESGRVVVFTDRAGPSVPGVDYRIVGTSDRNVGIAGIAADRLPSGTAAVVRVINAGRVPARVPLEVSVEGRPVLRQDVSVPAGGSSAVALRGLGTGVLTARLDAEDDLPVDDAAVAVLPPRVRVAVAGEEDRALLEALAASGAEVVPATAQELARADVVVINRLPLSDLPPGRYLLVGTVAPPLPVAVEGEAAQLEVVRWSAAHPVMRFVDFQDVTVSRALALRPAGGEVLAEGQWPLIWAYEGRGIRAVVLAAALDQTDVPLHAAFPIFVRNALAWLGDMPAAVRVGEPFTVPAAAAAVTMTGPGGGTQVLPARGGAVSLVVERAGLYRLRDGDSVRLIAALPPPEESDIAPVFPPPSGGAGRPTAPAASRAVDVSPGVLAAAVVLAVIEWAVYLRTQPRRAPAGPVPRLRHVGVRR comes from the coding sequence GTGACCCTGGGCGCGCCGGCGGCGCTGTGGGGCCTGCTGATCCTGCCGGCGGTCCTGCTGCTGTACCTGCTGCGGGCCCGGCGGCAGGAGGTGCCGGTGAGCTCCGTCCTGCTGTGGCAGCGGGCCGCCCGGGACCTGCGCGCCCGGCGGCCCCTGCGCCGCCTGGAGCACAGCCTGCTGCTGGCCCTCCAGCTGCTGATCCTGACCCTGGGCGTGCTGGCCCTGGCCCGTCCCCTGCGGCCGGTTCCGGCCGCGGGTCCGCTGGTGGTGGTCGTGGACACCTCCGCCAGCATGCAGGCCACCGACGTGGCGCCGTCCCGGTTCGAGCGCGCGCGCCGGCTGGCCCGCGAAGAGATCCGCCGGGCGGCGGGACCGGTCGCCCTCATCGAAGCCGGTCCCCAGGCCGCGCTGCGCGAAGGGCCGGGTGCGCCCGCCCGGGCGCTGCGGGCCCTGGACGCCTTGCGGCCCACGGACGGCGCCGCGGCGATGGACCAGGCCGTGGCGGCGGCGCTGGCGAGGCTGCCCGGCGGGGAGTCGGGGAGGGTGGTGGTGTTCACCGACCGCGCCGGCCCCTCGGTCCCGGGCGTGGACTACCGGATCGTCGGAACCTCCGACCGCAACGTCGGCATCGCGGGGATCGCGGCCGACCGCCTGCCCTCAGGGACCGCGGCGGTGGTGCGGGTGATCAACGCCGGGCGCGTCCCGGCGCGGGTGCCGCTGGAGGTCTCTGTGGAGGGCCGGCCGGTCCTGCGCCAGGACGTCTCCGTGCCCGCCGGCGGGTCCTCGGCGGTGGCCCTGCGGGGATTGGGAACGGGGGTCCTCACCGCCCGCCTGGACGCGGAGGACGACCTGCCGGTCGATGATGCCGCCGTGGCGGTCCTGCCGCCCCGCGTGCGGGTGGCGGTGGCCGGGGAGGAGGACCGCGCCCTCCTGGAGGCCCTGGCCGCCTCCGGCGCCGAGGTGGTGCCGGCGACGGCGCAGGAGCTGGCCCGGGCGGACGTGGTGGTCATCAACCGTCTGCCCCTGTCGGACCTGCCGCCCGGACGTTATCTCCTGGTGGGGACGGTGGCCCCGCCCCTGCCCGTCGCGGTGGAGGGGGAGGCCGCGCAGCTAGAGGTCGTCCGCTGGTCGGCCGCTCATCCCGTGATGCGCTTTGTGGACTTCCAGGACGTGACCGTCTCCCGCGCCCTGGCGCTGCGCCCGGCGGGCGGCGAGGTCCTGGCGGAAGGGCAGTGGCCCCTGATCTGGGCCTACGAGGGGCGAGGAATCCGCGCGGTCGTCCTGGCGGCGGCGCTGGACCAGACCGACGTTCCCCTGCACGCGGCGTTTCCCATCTTCGTGCGCAACGCCCTGGCCTGGCTGGGAGACATGCCCGCCGCCGTCCGGGTCGGCGAGCCCTTCACGGTGCCGGCAGCGGCCGCGGCGGTCACCATGACGGGACCGGGCGGGGGGACGCAGGTTCTGCCCGCCCGGGGAGGGGCGGTGAGCCTGGTGGTCGAGCGCGCGGGCCTGTACCGTCTGCGCGACGGCGACAGCGTCCGGCTGATCGCCGCCCTGCCGCCGCCCGAGGAGTCGGACATCGCCCCGGTGTTTCCTCCGCCCTCGGGCGGGGCGGGCCGACCGACCGCACCGGCGGCATCGCGGGCCGTGGATGTGTCCCCCGGTGTCCTGGCGGCGGCGGTGGTCCTGGCCGTCATCGAGTGGGCGGTGTACCTGCGAACCCAGCCCCGCCGCGCGCCCGCCGGACCGGTTCCGCGGCTGCGGCATGTGGGGGTGCGCCGGTGA